The following coding sequences lie in one Saccopteryx bilineata isolate mSacBil1 chromosome 5, mSacBil1_pri_phased_curated, whole genome shotgun sequence genomic window:
- the GNRHR gene encoding gonadotropin-releasing hormone receptor isoform X2, which translates to MANNASPEQNQNHCSPINSSSPLMQGNLPSLTLSGKIRVTVTFFLFLLSTTFNVSFLLKLKKWTQKKEKGKKLSRMKVLLKHLTLANLLETLIVMPLDGMWNITVQWYGGEFLCKVLSYLKLFSMYAPAFMMVVISLDRSLAITRPLAVSTSKLGQSLIGLGWLLSSLIAGPQLPLHHPSSHHVDLQCKNHLYPDTDPSPRSPQTATESIQEQYTKSSAEDPKDDCCICHFIYYLLDSLLCPRNLVLV; encoded by the exons ATGGCAAACAATGCTTCTCCAGAACAGAATCAAAATCACTGTTCACCCATCAACAGCAGCAGCCCGCTGATGCAAGGCAACCTCCCCTCCCTGACCTTATCTGGAAAGATCCGAGTGACagttactttcttcctttttctactgTCCACAActttcaatgtttctttcttgttgaaactTAAGAAATGGactcagaagaaagagaaagggaaaaagctCTCAAGAATGAAGGTGCTTTTAAAACATCTGACTTTGGCCAACCTGTTGGAGACCCTGATTGTCATGCCACTGGATGGAATGTGGAACATTACGGTCCAGTGGTATGGGGGAGAGTTCCTCTGCAAAGTCCTCAGCTACCTGAAGCTTTTCTCCATGTACGCTCCGGCCTTCATGATGGTAGTGATCAGCCTGGACCGCTCCCTGGCCATCACAAGGCCCCTAGCTGTGAGCACCAGTAAGCTGGGGCAGTCCTTGATTGGCCTGGGGTGGCTCCTCAGTAGCCTCATTGCTGGACCACAG CTGCCTCTTCATCATCCCTCTTCTCATCATGTTGATCTGCAATGCAAAAATCATCTTTACCCTGACACGGATCCTTCGCCAAGATCCCCACA AACTGCAACTGAATCAATCCAAGAACAATATACCAAGAGCTCGGCTGAGGACCCTAAGGATGACTGTTGCATTTGCCACTTCATTTACTATCTGCTGGACTCCCTACTATGTCCTAGGAATTTGGTATTGGTTTGA
- the GNRHR gene encoding gonadotropin-releasing hormone receptor isoform X1, translating to MANNASPEQNQNHCSPINSSSPLMQGNLPSLTLSGKIRVTVTFFLFLLSTTFNVSFLLKLKKWTQKKEKGKKLSRMKVLLKHLTLANLLETLIVMPLDGMWNITVQWYGGEFLCKVLSYLKLFSMYAPAFMMVVISLDRSLAITRPLAVSTSKLGQSLIGLGWLLSSLIAGPQLYIFRMIHLADGSGQSEGFSQCVTHCSFPQWWHQAFYNLFTFSCLFIIPLLIMLICNAKIIFTLTRILRQDPHKLQLNQSKNNIPRARLRTLRMTVAFATSFTICWTPYYVLGIWYWFDPEMLNRVSDPVNHFFFLFAFLNPCFDPLIYGYFSL from the exons ATGGCAAACAATGCTTCTCCAGAACAGAATCAAAATCACTGTTCACCCATCAACAGCAGCAGCCCGCTGATGCAAGGCAACCTCCCCTCCCTGACCTTATCTGGAAAGATCCGAGTGACagttactttcttcctttttctactgTCCACAActttcaatgtttctttcttgttgaaactTAAGAAATGGactcagaagaaagagaaagggaaaaagctCTCAAGAATGAAGGTGCTTTTAAAACATCTGACTTTGGCCAACCTGTTGGAGACCCTGATTGTCATGCCACTGGATGGAATGTGGAACATTACGGTCCAGTGGTATGGGGGAGAGTTCCTCTGCAAAGTCCTCAGCTACCTGAAGCTTTTCTCCATGTACGCTCCGGCCTTCATGATGGTAGTGATCAGCCTGGACCGCTCCCTGGCCATCACAAGGCCCCTAGCTGTGAGCACCAGTAAGCTGGGGCAGTCCTTGATTGGCCTGGGGTGGCTCCTCAGTAGCCTCATTGCTGGACCACAG ttatatATCTTCAGGATGATTCATTTAGCTGATGGCTCTGGACAGTCAGAAGGTTTCTCTCAGTGTGTAACACACTGCAGTTTTCCACAATGGTGGCATCAAGCTTTTTACAACCTTTTCACCTTCAGCTGCCTCTTCATCATCCCTCTTCTCATCATGTTGATCTGCAATGCAAAAATCATCTTTACCCTGACACGGATCCTTCGCCAAGATCCCCACA AACTGCAACTGAATCAATCCAAGAACAATATACCAAGAGCTCGGCTGAGGACCCTAAGGATGACTGTTGCATTTGCCACTTCATTTACTATCTGCTGGACTCCCTACTATGTCCTAGGAATTTGGTATTGGTTTGACCCTGAAATGTTAAATAGGGTGTCAGATCCAGTGAAtcacttcttctttctctttgcttttttaaatccATGCTTTGATCCACTTATATATGGATATTTCTCTTTGTAA